The genomic region AAATCTTGCTCTATAGAAGAACCTATGTAATAAGGCAAAGAAAAAGAAGTATCCAACCAAATGTTAGGCTTAGCATCTGCCAACAAAAAAGCCTCTATTATGCGATACCCGCCACTATGTACGATAACTATCGGTACTTTCGAGACCATATCAGCGACAAAACAAGCTAATTTTAAATTATCATAGGCATACATCTTTGAAGTCCCGTAACTGCCATCTATACAAATAATCAGCCCTAATTTTTCTGCAAATTGACATATCTTTCCTATTTCTACAAAATCAGGCTCTGAAATTTGCTGTAAGTAGGAATTAAACATGATAGCACCTACCCCACTCTCTTTGATTTTTTCTACATAAGATAAAATATCAGAACGACGAAAATCGATAAGGGCTGTAAAGGTCGTTTTTTCAAATAATTGATTAGATGTTTTCAAAAAAGGTGCTACATTACTATCAAATAGTTTAGTATTGAATAGTAAAAAGTTGGCAGCTTCAGCCTTTTGAATATTGGTTTTGTGTATTTCTAATCCTTTGCAAATACCCTCCACATCAAGCGTCAGGTCTTGTGCGATTACTTTATTAACGTCCTTATCTTGAAGATAAGGTAGATGAATATTAAAATCAAATATTTTCATTATGATTTATAGATGAATAACATAAATTCTTTTTGTGGAATGGCGGCATAATGATGCTTTAGCATCACATTAGGGCTTAAAGAAAGCGCAAATTCAAGCACTTTAGCAGGATTATGATAAAACACAAAATCCTCTACAGGATATTCTGGGGTATGTTTTGTACTTAGAAAATCAACGATAAGTAATTCTTTTACAGAAGAGAAAGCATTTTCTATAAACTGAAAAGAATAATCATAGTTATCTATTTGATTTTTTAAATTGAGATTTAAAACCCCCAACATAATCCCGATATCTGCTACGGGTGCTTCCAAACGGTGGCTTCCAATATTTTTAACCTCAAAAGATGCTAAGGGAGATGACCATATTTGCTTGGCTTCTTCAATTAGGTCGGGATTGATGTCCCAACCTATGTAGTTTTTGAAAGGAAAATTACGAGCTTTGAGTTGTGCCAAATAGTCGCCAAAGCCACAACCAATATCTAATATTGTCTTATCAGTTGTAAAGGTTATTCCTTCAAAAGTTTGCGCAAAACGATAACTTTGTTGTTCGATAGACCCCCAGCCCAAAGTGCGAACATCTTTACCCAAATGCTGATATCGAGTAGAGTATCGCTCTATCATTTTGTTTGATATATCCAAAAATTTGTCTTTATCCATTTTTTTGCAATTTAGACGCGACTTCCATAAATAGGTCTTCTGTTGGGTTAATGCAGTTAATATCGGATACCTGTTTTATTATCCGCTTTTTATCAACTTGATACTTTTGAGCCGCTTTTTGTACCATAGGCAAATAGCTGGTATGAAACCTACTAATTCCAATGTGGATTTCTTCGTCTGTAAGACCTTGTGGCTGCAACATCAAAGGGACAATAAACTCATTTGCAAATTCGTAGAATTTGTATATTTCAGTATCAATAGGACTAATTCCCATTTTTTGTAGTAAGTAGATAGCGATTTCTGTTTGCGCATTTCCAGCACTTCTACCCATACCGCGCACACAGGTATCGATGTAACTTGCACCAGCCTCAATAGCCTGAATACTGTTAGCGATAGCCATTGATAGGTTGTTATGCCCATGAAAGCCCAAATGCGTATCTACTCGCTCTTTGGTGCGACTAATATACTCAAATACCTCGTTAGGCATCATACAACCAGCAGAATCTACTAAGTAGATAATGTCAGCGACCTGCCATTCTCTGATGTGTTGCGCAATTTTGGTAAATTCATAGGACTTTACGCCATAGCTTTTCATAAGATTTAGCGCAACTTTTAGTCCTCTCTTTTTAGCGTAAGCGGCAAAAGGCTCCGCCTTTTCAAAAGTGTCTACATTAGTTCCCACTCTTAGAAAAGAAAGTCCTGCTTCAATGGCTATGTCTATGTCTTCTGTCGTTCCGATACCGGGTATGAAAAAAGCCGCAATTTCAGCATCAGGAGCGGCTTCTTTTGCAGAACGGATATATGTAAAGTCATCTTCTTTAGAAAGTCCAATATGAGCCTTATTCCAAGCACCCAAACCTAATCCGTGCCCTACTTCAATTGAGCGAAAACCCAATTCAAAGAGTCCTTTTGTAATATTTGCAGTTTGGACTTTGTCAAATTGAAAATCTATAACATAAGAGCCGTCACGAAGCGTGTTTTCTAAAATATGTATCATTTGTAGTATTCTATTTTTAGGTCATTTTTAAAGTTTTCAAAGTTGCGTAGGGTTTCTTCTGCATTAGCTCCTTGCAAAACTAACATAGAATGACGAGATGCGCAATTTTCTATCGACTCCACCATATCATTTTCACCATAAATGGTTCGATAACGTAGCGTGTACTCTTTGGCGAGCATCTCTTCTACATTGATGCTTTTTAGTACTTTTCCAACTTGGAAATCTAAAAAAGTGAGTAAAATAGACTTTTTCATGAAAGCTAAACCCAACTTAGGAACTTCAAAATCATCTATTCCCAAAGATTGATGCAATAAGATTTTATTCAAATCTATCTGAGTTAGCATGGGTACAATTACCGATGAAGTATAAACCCCACCGCCTCTGTTGGTACACTCTACCAAATAAATTTCCTCCTCTTTGGTTACGATATATTCACCATGCGTATGCCCATAGGTATAGCCAAGAAGTTCCACTACGCGCTCATGATTTGACAGAAGGCGCGTGTTGAGGTCGGCTGAAAATTGCGCAGGATAGATAATTTCCTTTGTTACAGGCTTTGCCCCCCTTTCAAACTTGCGTGATGCTACCGCCAAAGCATTGTGTCCATTTTTAAAACAAAACCCATCAACTGTAACCAATGTACCTTCGATAAATTTTTCGCAAATGAGTGTATGAGAAGGGGAATAGTGCAAAGCCTCGTAATAAGCATCATAAAGTGCTTGCTCATGGCGTGCAATCGTAACACCAAATGTGCCGCGACTATCTGTCGGCTTCAATATTAGCGGAAAACCTATGGAAGAGGCTGCTTGTGCCAAATCTTCGGGAGTACGTACCTTAGCGTATTGTGGCTGATACACCTCCGTATTTTTACAACGCTCTCGCTGCGCGTACTTATCATTTGAGAAAATGGCAGACGCTATATTGGCAAAGGGCAAGCCCAATTTATTTGCGATTACGGCAGCCGTATAAAAGGAATAGTCGCAATTATCCGTAATGATACCCACAACGCCATGAGAAGTAGCGATACGCAAGTGCGCAGCTATATCATGGGCATCTTTCACGTAGAAATGTTCTGCCAATTTAAAGCCATCAGCGCGAAGATGCGGATGCGTAGCCACTATGCCATACCCCGCCTCTTTTATCGTTTCTAAAAGAGCATACTGTTCCCAGCCTGCCCCTATGACTAATATTTTTTTCATATAAAAATAAAAATTAAAGCCTATCTACAATATAAGTTTAGTTAGTTTGAAATGTTTTTTTATAGTTAGTTTCTAAATTTTTTATAATAGATTTTGCGTGATTTTGAGTACAAATAATCAGATGTTTGGCAACTAAAATTTCATCTTTTACTTCCTCAGGTAAATATACTCGTAACATAGGAGCGAAATAATCACGTTTTAACGGATTTGAATCTACAACATAAACATTCTTGGGAATATTTAAATTATTTATTAATTTTTTAGTAGTTTCATTTGCAGCATATATTAAAATAATATCATCTTCACATTCTCGAATAAGGCTTCTGGCTTCCTCTATTACTTTTAAAAATAAATCTTTTTGATGTAGCCCTTTCAAAAAAAGTTTTTTGTTTTGAGCATACTCGTCTGGAATTAATTCTTCCGAATACTCTACCTTTCTAAAAACACTAACAAATCCAAAAGGACGACTGCATTCTTCAACTGAGCTATCTATCAACTCAAAACCATTCTGGGCTGCAATAGCAATAAGGCTATTTATTGAAAAATGATTAACGTGTTCGTGCAATATAAGAGGAGAAATGTACTTTTCATAAAGTGATAGCAATGGGACTTCACATATCATTATCCCCTCTGGTTTAAGAAGAAGTCTAATTTGTTGTAAAAACGTACTAATATCAGGTACATGTTCTAACACAAAATAATGTGCTACGCAATCAGCTTGAATGTTAGATATATCGCTTATTTTTTTAAAATCGCTTGAAGCACTTTCGTTGGGTTCAGCAGTCAAAACACTGCTAAATAACTTTTCTAACCTATTATGAAACTCTGTTTTCACATTAGCACCAAACTCTACAAAGACCTCTCTTTTATCCACATATTTTTGTACTATACAGATTCGTTTATCTACATTGTAATCTAAATCTTGTGTCACAAATCTCGTGAAGGAGTCTGCGTAATAACTCATTAGTACGTTTTCATCTGCTACCGGGGAGGTAAATACAAAACCACACGTTGTACATATTACATTATGCACGTTAAATAACCAAGACTGATTACAAGTTTTAGTCAAATATTCATATTCCCATAAGGTTTCAGAATTTACACTGCTGCAAATGGGACAAGAACGTGGAACAATAGGTATCTTATTCATTTTCATAAACTTATATGTTGATAATCGAGTAAAGTATTTCGCATTACGTTTTCCTTAAAGAAAAAGTTTGATAATAAAAGTCTATCCAACTCCTTACAATCAATACCTTCGCTATGCCTGCGAAAGATAAAATCTTCTCTCTGTAAGGGTTCGCCTGCATTTTTATTCTTTGCTAAAACTAACTTCGTGCCGATTGCCTTTTTAAAGTTGGCTTCTTCCTTTTCTATTTGCAGACGAACTTGTGGTATTAACATCTGTTCGGCAATCCTGATGCCATTTATCATCTCTCTAAGTTCGTGTGGTTCGAGAGAAAATGGAGCGTCTGGTACAGGTAGCTTTCTACTTATTGCAAAGTGTTTTTCAATCACCTTTGCACCTTGTGCCACTGCAATAATAGGCGCGTAAATACCCGCTGTATGGTCTGAAAACCCCACAATGCAATCAAACATTTTTTGATAAGTGTGCATCAAAGGAAGATGTACTTTTTCATAAGGAGTGGGATAAATGCTATTGCAATGCAAGATAATAAATTGATTGTTTTGAGCCAAATGGAAAATCTTGACAATCTTTTCTAACTCGGCGTAACTAACTAAGCCTGTAGATAAAATAACCGGCTTGTTCGTTTGGGCAACTTTTTCTACAAGTTGTGGAAAAGTTCCAATCTGTGCGGAAGCAAGTTTGTACAGCGATACATTAATTGTTTCTAAAATATCAACTGCCTCTAAATAAGTTGGAGATGAAAAGAAAACAATTTCCTTCTTTTTACAATAATCAGAAAGAAGATAGTGCCATTCTTCGGGGAGGTCGATTTTT from Hugenholtzia roseola DSM 9546 harbors:
- a CDS encoding amidohydrolase family protein, translating into MKIFDFNIHLPYLQDKDVNKVIAQDLTLDVEGICKGLEIHKTNIQKAEAANFLLFNTKLFDSNVAPFLKTSNQLFEKTTFTALIDFRRSDILSYVEKIKESGVGAIMFNSYLQQISEPDFVEIGKICQFAEKLGLIICIDGSYGTSKMYAYDNLKLACFVADMVSKVPIVIVHSGGYRIIEAFLLADAKPNIWLDTSFSLPYYIGSSIEQDFAFVYKKMNARRIVFGTDYPYANSEAAIEIHQNFFDKHQFSAQEQEQIFYQNALELFQI
- a CDS encoding class I SAM-dependent methyltransferase, whose product is MDKDKFLDISNKMIERYSTRYQHLGKDVRTLGWGSIEQQSYRFAQTFEGITFTTDKTILDIGCGFGDYLAQLKARNFPFKNYIGWDINPDLIEEAKQIWSSPLASFEVKNIGSHRLEAPVADIGIMLGVLNLNLKNQIDNYDYSFQFIENAFSSVKELLIVDFLSTKHTPEYPVEDFVFYHNPAKVLEFALSLSPNVMLKHHYAAIPQKEFMLFIYKS
- a CDS encoding 4-hydroxy-2-oxovalerate aldolase gives rise to the protein MIHILENTLRDGSYVIDFQFDKVQTANITKGLFELGFRSIEVGHGLGLGAWNKAHIGLSKEDDFTYIRSAKEAAPDAEIAAFFIPGIGTTEDIDIAIEAGLSFLRVGTNVDTFEKAEPFAAYAKKRGLKVALNLMKSYGVKSYEFTKIAQHIREWQVADIIYLVDSAGCMMPNEVFEYISRTKERVDTHLGFHGHNNLSMAIANSIQAIEAGASYIDTCVRGMGRSAGNAQTEIAIYLLQKMGISPIDTEIYKFYEFANEFIVPLMLQPQGLTDEEIHIGISRFHTSYLPMVQKAAQKYQVDKKRIIKQVSDINCINPTEDLFMEVASKLQKNG
- a CDS encoding ATP-grasp domain-containing protein → MKKILVIGAGWEQYALLETIKEAGYGIVATHPHLRADGFKLAEHFYVKDAHDIAAHLRIATSHGVVGIITDNCDYSFYTAAVIANKLGLPFANIASAIFSNDKYAQRERCKNTEVYQPQYAKVRTPEDLAQAASSIGFPLILKPTDSRGTFGVTIARHEQALYDAYYEALHYSPSHTLICEKFIEGTLVTVDGFCFKNGHNALAVASRKFERGAKPVTKEIIYPAQFSADLNTRLLSNHERVVELLGYTYGHTHGEYIVTKEEEIYLVECTNRGGGVYTSSVIVPMLTQIDLNKILLHQSLGIDDFEVPKLGLAFMKKSILLTFLDFQVGKVLKSINVEEMLAKEYTLRYRTIYGENDMVESIENCASRHSMLVLQGANAEETLRNFENFKNDLKIEYYK
- a CDS encoding methyltransferase domain-containing protein encodes the protein MKMNKIPIVPRSCPICSSVNSETLWEYEYLTKTCNQSWLFNVHNVICTTCGFVFTSPVADENVLMSYYADSFTRFVTQDLDYNVDKRICIVQKYVDKREVFVEFGANVKTEFHNRLEKLFSSVLTAEPNESASSDFKKISDISNIQADCVAHYFVLEHVPDISTFLQQIRLLLKPEGIMICEVPLLSLYEKYISPLILHEHVNHFSINSLIAIAAQNGFELIDSSVEECSRPFGFVSVFRKVEYSEELIPDEYAQNKKLFLKGLHQKDLFLKVIEEARSLIRECEDDIILIYAANETTKKLINNLNIPKNVYVVDSNPLKRDYFAPMLRVYLPEEVKDEILVAKHLIICTQNHAKSIIKNLETNYKKTFQTN
- a CDS encoding N-acetylneuraminate synthase family protein, coding for MQDIKIGNLTIGQNHPAFVIAEIGSNHNQSLQLAYETIDAAKEAGADAVKFQSIDVNKLYLNPSKATIDLHKKIDLPEEWHYLLSDYCKKKEIVFFSSPTYLEAVDILETINVSLYKLASAQIGTFPQLVEKVAQTNKPVILSTGLVSYAELEKIVKIFHLAQNNQFIILHCNSIYPTPYEKVHLPLMHTYQKMFDCIVGFSDHTAGIYAPIIAVAQGAKVIEKHFAISRKLPVPDAPFSLEPHELREMINGIRIAEQMLIPQVRLQIEKEEANFKKAIGTKLVLAKNKNAGEPLQREDFIFRRHSEGIDCKELDRLLLSNFFFKENVMRNTLLDYQHISL